A window from Exiguobacterium marinum DSM 16307 encodes these proteins:
- a CDS encoding Gfo/Idh/MocA family oxidoreductase, protein MIKTILVGFGFSANTFHLPFLNTVDSFEVVGVVSTRPSEVHAKLPEANVYETLEEALQADASLFIITTPSYLHKEMVASCLRAGKDVLVEKPAFLTTAEGYELIKLEAETGQIVNVYQNRRFDGDFLTIKSLLDSNAIGDWKVMESRFDRFRPNVRDRWRENAGPGSGILFDLGSHLIDQTLVLFGKPDRIQADVMTQREGGQSDDGFHVTLYYGNKRVYLRSNPFIAGETPRFELHGTNGSFVKYGLDPQEEALKDGELETDILETGILSVEDVETIQVEKGSYLTYYHQLAESYQTRRPIVSLKDAALTTQIIELARQSSETGVVITVD, encoded by the coding sequence ATGATTAAAACTATCTTAGTGGGGTTCGGCTTTTCTGCGAACACATTTCATCTCCCGTTCTTAAATACCGTTGACTCATTTGAAGTGGTTGGAGTCGTCTCAACGCGTCCGAGCGAAGTTCACGCCAAACTACCAGAAGCTAATGTATATGAGACGTTAGAGGAAGCATTACAAGCAGATGCATCCTTGTTCATTATCACGACACCTTCTTACTTACATAAAGAGATGGTCGCTTCTTGTCTACGAGCAGGTAAAGACGTATTAGTAGAGAAACCAGCCTTTCTGACGACTGCAGAAGGATATGAGTTAATAAAACTTGAGGCGGAGACGGGTCAAATCGTCAATGTGTATCAAAATCGTCGCTTTGATGGTGATTTCTTAACGATTAAGTCGTTGCTTGACTCAAACGCAATAGGTGATTGGAAAGTAATGGAATCACGATTTGATCGCTTCCGACCGAATGTACGTGACCGTTGGCGGGAAAATGCAGGACCGGGCTCAGGCATCTTATTTGATTTAGGAAGTCATCTCATCGATCAAACGCTCGTTTTGTTTGGAAAGCCTGATCGAATTCAAGCAGATGTGATGACTCAACGAGAGGGTGGACAATCTGACGATGGGTTTCATGTGACGCTCTATTACGGAAATAAGCGAGTCTATCTTCGTTCAAACCCGTTCATCGCAGGAGAAACTCCACGTTTTGAACTGCATGGGACGAATGGAAGCTTTGTGAAATACGGTCTTGATCCCCAGGAAGAGGCGCTGAAGGATGGGGAATTAGAAACTGATATTTTAGAAACTGGTATCCTGTCTGTCGAAGATGTTGAAACGATTCAAGTTGAGAAGGGAAGCTACCTCACTTATTATCACCAGTTGGCGGAAAGTTATCAGACACGACGCCCGATTGTCTCTTTAAAAGATGCCGCATTGACAACACAAATTATTGAACTTGCTCGTCAATCGAGTGAAACAGGTGTAGTAATCACGGTGGACTGA
- a CDS encoding GNAT family N-acetyltransferase, whose protein sequence is MIRLATKRDAKSIANLIEQRAVALNEQGSDQWTEYLEQDLVERVLTDITEGSVYVFEDNQQILASIALLPPDEWDDNLWDDSEYGQYIHRIVVSEKLKGRGVGQQLMEHVLQSADEDEPIRLDCVADNEFLNSYYPRFGFVYVDSRNGYNTFEYRLDESMSA, encoded by the coding sequence ATGATTCGACTCGCGACGAAGCGCGATGCCAAGAGCATCGCGAACCTAATCGAACAACGAGCCGTAGCGCTAAATGAACAGGGAAGCGACCAGTGGACCGAATATTTGGAACAGGACCTCGTGGAGCGTGTGCTCACTGATATTACGGAAGGCAGTGTATATGTCTTTGAAGATAATCAACAAATTTTAGCTTCAATCGCATTGTTGCCTCCTGATGAATGGGACGACAATTTATGGGATGACAGTGAGTATGGACAATACATCCATCGAATCGTCGTCAGTGAAAAGTTAAAAGGACGCGGGGTTGGACAGCAACTCATGGAGCACGTGTTACAGTCGGCCGACGAGGATGAGCCGATCCGACTCGACTGTGTCGCTGATAATGAATTCCTCAATAGTTATTATCCACGTTTTGGTTTCGTCTATGTTGACTCCCGAAACGGGTACAATACGTTCGAATACAGATTAGATGAGAGTATGAGTGCATGA
- a CDS encoding OsmC family protein, translating to MDMEVVWKQGMAFETHTPSGHKITLDASEDVGGHDTGPRPTEMLLHATASCTGIDIVSILHKMRQPLESFEMKIDGVRAIEHPKRFTAIHILYILKGDMSEERVRRAIELSVERYCSVSHSLNATLSYSYQLNDNGVIPFEMKE from the coding sequence ATGGATATGGAAGTCGTATGGAAGCAAGGGATGGCGTTTGAAACGCATACGCCTTCGGGACACAAGATCACACTCGACGCGTCAGAGGATGTTGGGGGACATGACACCGGTCCTCGCCCGACCGAGATGTTACTTCACGCAACTGCATCCTGCACGGGAATCGATATCGTATCGATTTTGCATAAGATGCGTCAACCGCTCGAGTCGTTCGAGATGAAGATTGATGGGGTTCGTGCAATCGAACATCCGAAACGCTTTACAGCCATTCACATCTTATATATTTTGAAAGGCGATATGTCGGAAGAGCGGGTTCGACGGGCAATCGAACTGTCTGTTGAACGATATTGTTCCGTTTCACACAGTCTGAACGCGACATTGTCCTATAGTTATCAATTAAACGATAATGGAGTCATTCCGTTTGAAATGAAAGAGTGA
- the cls gene encoding cardiolipin synthase has product MSLNLSILFSWGLYIVLGLNLLFALAVIFAERRDVGATWAWLLVLFFLPVLGFIIYLFLGRQLKKDNFYNLSVEERSFHALQVESQIEQIHARETLLAQPLFEKYDQLLQMNLRSAKSLISVHNRSLILHDGEQKFKALMDDIRSAETEINIQYYIIQRDALGQALLKELIERAKAGVKVRLLYDAVGSRSLRNSDFKELIANDGEVRVFFPPTLGMINFKLNNRNHRKVVIIDGKIGYVGGFNVGTEYLGLVEKFGYWRDTHLRVEGDVVYHLQHRFILDWNYSGHRDHEPENTFSFARHEIKDKSPMQIVTSGPNSDTEHLKNMMVKMIMSAKRRVVIQTPYFIPDTSFMDACKMALLSGIQIDIMIPGKPDHPFVMWASLSFLGELLNYGANVYLYDEGFLHAKILVVDDEIATVGTTNLDARSFRLNFEVNALIYDERVALELVSLFETDTAVSRVYTMEDYETRKWTVRAREGVSRLLSPIL; this is encoded by the coding sequence ATGTCGTTGAATTTGTCCATTTTATTCAGCTGGGGACTGTATATCGTCCTTGGGTTAAACCTGTTGTTCGCACTCGCTGTCATCTTTGCCGAAAGAAGGGACGTCGGGGCGACCTGGGCCTGGTTGCTCGTCCTATTCTTTTTACCGGTGCTCGGCTTTATCATCTACCTCTTTCTCGGACGACAACTCAAGAAGGATAACTTCTACAACTTGAGTGTGGAAGAGCGTTCTTTCCATGCGCTTCAAGTAGAATCACAAATCGAACAGATTCATGCCCGAGAAACATTGCTCGCTCAGCCATTGTTTGAAAAGTACGATCAATTGCTTCAAATGAATTTACGTTCAGCTAAATCATTGATTAGCGTACATAATCGTTCCCTCATCTTGCACGATGGTGAACAAAAATTCAAAGCGCTAATGGATGATATCCGCTCTGCCGAAACCGAGATTAACATTCAATACTACATCATTCAACGTGACGCCCTCGGCCAAGCACTTTTGAAGGAATTGATTGAGCGTGCGAAAGCCGGTGTCAAAGTACGACTCCTTTATGATGCGGTCGGATCTCGGAGCCTTCGAAACTCCGACTTTAAAGAGTTGATTGCGAACGACGGAGAAGTCCGTGTTTTCTTCCCACCTACTCTCGGAATGATCAACTTTAAACTGAACAATCGAAATCACCGTAAGGTCGTCATCATTGACGGGAAGATTGGATATGTCGGCGGCTTCAACGTCGGCACCGAATATCTCGGACTCGTCGAAAAATTTGGCTATTGGCGCGACACGCATTTGCGGGTTGAAGGTGACGTCGTCTATCATCTTCAACACCGTTTCATCTTGGATTGGAACTATTCAGGTCATCGCGACCACGAACCAGAAAATACATTTTCTTTTGCGCGACACGAGATTAAAGACAAGTCTCCAATGCAAATCGTCACGAGTGGACCGAACTCGGATACGGAACATTTAAAGAATATGATGGTGAAGATGATCATGTCGGCAAAACGACGGGTCGTCATTCAAACGCCTTACTTCATACCTGATACAAGCTTCATGGATGCTTGTAAGATGGCGTTACTCTCCGGGATTCAAATCGATATCATGATTCCCGGAAAACCGGATCACCCGTTCGTCATGTGGGCATCCCTCTCTTTCCTCGGAGAGTTGCTCAATTATGGTGCGAACGTCTACTTGTATGATGAAGGATTTCTGCACGCAAAAATCCTAGTCGTCGATGATGAGATCGCGACCGTTGGGACGACGAATTTAGATGCCCGAAGCTTCCGTCTCAACTTTGAAGTGAACGCTCTCATTTATGATGAACGTGTCGCCCTCGAACTCGTCTCTTTGTTTGAAACCGACACCGCGGTCAGCCGAGTTTATACGATGGAAGACTATGAAACCCGTAAATGGACGGTCCGTGCACGGGAAGGGGTGTCACGACTCCTCAGTCCGATTTTATAA
- a CDS encoding methyl-accepting chemotaxis protein, protein MKQKRTISIKQKLIVLSVLLLLIPATLIGIVAYSQAKGKIESQMIQSANSGVDRMNNEVTNLIEPIQTDISFFANRIDASIYEEGEENQALAEKFTEYLETHPKVTNIYFASAEGAMTIYPEQGLPEGYDPRIRPWYEAAEASGQDVAITNPYVDASSQKMMITVSKKTSDGSGVVAVDVDVNDIAEVASTIQIGKEGYVAIFDEAEQVVIHPSTAVGEKITEPWAKSLFAEEEGILSATENGEGVEKAFATNPITGWKIAGTLYDGEIQDETVGILWTTGFVIIGMFGVAAILLYFVLRSILRPLRVLTEGAERIKAGDLTEPITVSSNDEIGRVSESFNEMSDSLRMVLLHLDDSISQVAASSQELMANSAQNTMSSEQIVQAVDQMALSADGSKRQLDDNATSLQAITSGIMRISESSMDVSELSRETSNEAEDGSTTVKENVKQMQAIDASVVTFEGVIQSLANRSNEIGEIVTVINGIAEQTNLLALNAAIEAARAGENGKGFAVVASEVRKLAEQSQQSTKQIAGLIDRIKHETEQSVHLMKEVSTHTKAGLTSSEMTADRFEKIKERTVAMTPRIEDVTATVEEIAANVQEVAATASQIADIADENSNVSKQVAATTDDQLKSIEEVSQSAKSLATMAEELQELVSRFKL, encoded by the coding sequence ATGAAACAGAAACGTACGATTAGTATCAAGCAAAAGTTGATTGTCTTATCCGTTCTATTATTACTCATTCCAGCCACATTGATTGGAATCGTCGCTTATTCGCAGGCGAAAGGGAAGATTGAGTCTCAAATGATCCAGTCTGCCAATTCGGGGGTAGACCGGATGAACAATGAGGTCACGAACCTCATCGAGCCGATTCAAACGGACATCTCGTTTTTTGCGAATCGGATTGATGCTTCGATTTATGAAGAAGGAGAAGAGAATCAGGCGTTAGCAGAGAAGTTTACCGAGTATTTAGAGACGCATCCAAAAGTGACGAACATTTACTTTGCTTCAGCGGAAGGCGCGATGACAATCTATCCTGAGCAGGGATTGCCAGAAGGATACGACCCACGAATTCGTCCTTGGTATGAAGCGGCTGAAGCAAGTGGACAAGATGTCGCCATCACGAATCCGTATGTCGATGCCTCTTCTCAAAAAATGATGATTACCGTATCGAAGAAGACTTCAGACGGTAGTGGTGTGGTCGCTGTTGACGTCGATGTGAACGATATAGCTGAAGTGGCGTCAACCATTCAAATCGGTAAAGAAGGATACGTTGCCATCTTCGACGAGGCAGAACAAGTTGTCATCCATCCGTCGACGGCTGTCGGTGAAAAAATAACTGAGCCTTGGGCGAAATCTCTCTTTGCCGAGGAAGAGGGTATTCTATCTGCAACTGAGAACGGGGAAGGTGTTGAGAAAGCGTTCGCAACGAACCCGATCACAGGATGGAAGATTGCAGGTACTTTATATGACGGTGAGATTCAGGACGAGACGGTCGGTATCCTCTGGACGACTGGATTTGTCATCATCGGAATGTTTGGTGTCGCAGCCATCCTTCTCTACTTCGTCCTTCGTTCAATCTTACGTCCATTGCGTGTATTGACTGAGGGAGCAGAACGGATCAAGGCAGGTGATTTGACAGAGCCGATTACCGTCTCATCGAACGATGAAATCGGTCGTGTCTCAGAAAGTTTTAACGAAATGAGCGATTCACTCCGTATGGTGTTACTTCATCTCGATGATTCAATCAGTCAAGTGGCCGCATCTTCTCAAGAACTGATGGCCAACTCGGCACAAAATACCATGTCGTCGGAGCAAATTGTTCAAGCGGTCGATCAAATGGCGCTCAGCGCCGATGGGTCGAAGCGACAACTCGACGACAATGCGACATCACTTCAAGCAATCACATCCGGTATCATGCGCATCTCGGAGAGCTCGATGGATGTATCCGAACTGTCGCGTGAAACGTCAAATGAAGCCGAGGACGGATCGACGACCGTAAAAGAGAACGTCAAGCAGATGCAGGCAATCGATGCGTCAGTCGTGACGTTTGAAGGGGTTATTCAGTCGTTGGCGAATCGTTCGAATGAAATCGGAGAAATCGTCACGGTCATCAACGGCATTGCAGAACAGACGAACCTATTGGCCTTGAACGCTGCGATTGAAGCGGCACGTGCAGGTGAGAATGGAAAAGGGTTCGCGGTCGTCGCGAGCGAAGTCCGAAAGCTTGCCGAACAGTCACAACAGTCGACAAAACAAATCGCAGGACTGATTGACCGGATCAAACATGAGACGGAACAATCCGTTCACTTGATGAAAGAAGTATCTACTCATACGAAAGCAGGATTGACGTCATCTGAGATGACAGCAGACCGCTTCGAGAAAATTAAAGAGCGTACAGTCGCGATGACACCGCGCATCGAAGATGTGACCGCAACTGTCGAGGAGATTGCGGCGAACGTTCAGGAAGTGGCCGCGACCGCGTCACAAATCGCTGACATCGCCGACGAAAACTCCAATGTCTCAAAACAAGTCGCAGCGACGACTGATGACCAATTGAAGTCGATTGAAGAAGTGTCACAATCAGCAAAATCACTCGCAACGATGGCGGAGGAACTTCAAGAACTCGTTTCACGCTTTAAACTTTGA
- a CDS encoding peroxiredoxin-like family protein has product MNSLLEEIKSYKEQFKQKAPAEKQRLMAKATQELKDSGMASGLRVGESAPLFELPHADGTKVELQSLLEKGPVIVTFYRGGWCPYCNLELRAYQRELATIQEKGATLVAISPETPDYSLSTKEKNELDFYVLSDGDNQVARQFDLVFDMPDYLIDVYKASGLHVDAHNGNEDWQLPKPATFIIESDGTISFSDVPADYTERVDPLTVIGKL; this is encoded by the coding sequence ATGAATTCATTATTGGAAGAAATTAAAAGTTATAAGGAACAGTTCAAACAAAAAGCACCTGCCGAGAAGCAACGATTGATGGCAAAGGCAACGCAGGAATTGAAAGATTCGGGAATGGCGTCAGGATTAAGAGTAGGTGAGTCAGCACCTCTGTTTGAATTGCCTCACGCGGACGGAACAAAAGTCGAGTTGCAGTCGTTGCTTGAAAAAGGACCTGTAATTGTCACGTTTTATCGTGGCGGATGGTGTCCATACTGTAACCTCGAGCTTCGCGCATACCAGCGCGAGTTGGCAACGATTCAAGAAAAAGGGGCGACTCTTGTCGCAATCAGTCCTGAGACGCCGGATTATTCCCTTTCAACGAAAGAAAAGAACGAACTTGATTTTTACGTATTGAGCGACGGGGATAATCAAGTCGCACGCCAATTCGACCTCGTCTTTGACATGCCGGATTACTTGATCGACGTTTATAAGGCGTCTGGGCTACACGTCGACGCACATAATGGGAACGAGGATTGGCAGTTGCCGAAACCGGCCACGTTTATTATAGAGTCAGACGGAACGATTTCATTCAGTGACGTCCCTGCGGATTATACAGAACGTGTCGACCCGTTGACGGTGATTGGAAAATTGTAA
- a CDS encoding GNAT family N-acetyltransferase, which yields MKFTTERLEIRPFMEKDLHATFEMYSKPEICRYLLHEPWTSENRKKEFDKKLTNSTLTETSTLNLAVVHQDEVIGDLTVWYTGMKDTVEIGYCFSDSHSGKGYATEAVSGLLEELFTKLNLHRVQANLDARNVASQKLCERVGMRKEAHFLRDYWNKNEWTDSMVYAMLHEEFVNQMDEKCEWEKR from the coding sequence GTGAAATTTACCACTGAGCGTTTAGAAATCAGACCATTTATGGAGAAAGACTTGCATGCTACATTCGAAATGTATTCAAAACCAGAAATATGCAGATATCTTTTGCATGAGCCATGGACGTCTGAAAACAGGAAGAAAGAATTTGATAAAAAACTAACGAATTCTACTCTTACCGAGACTAGTACGTTGAATTTAGCAGTCGTACATCAAGATGAAGTGATTGGGGATCTCACAGTTTGGTACACGGGTATGAAAGATACGGTAGAGATCGGGTATTGTTTTTCTGATTCACATTCAGGAAAAGGATATGCGACGGAGGCAGTGAGCGGATTGCTAGAGGAGTTGTTCACAAAGCTCAATCTACATCGGGTACAAGCCAATCTCGACGCCAGAAATGTAGCTTCCCAGAAATTATGCGAACGGGTTGGAATGAGAAAAGAAGCTCATTTCTTGAGAGACTATTGGAATAAGAATGAATGGACCGATAGCATGGTGTACGCCATGTTGCACGAGGAGTTTGTCAATCAAATGGATGAAAAATGCGAATGGGAAAAGAGATGA
- a CDS encoding alpha/beta family hydrolase produces MYEVTDGHVIGTNGIPVAYSYLQPDSSSDTLVILLPGYGYTNDSPMFRYTTGLCLERGLNVLEVNYNYRDERYDSVDVFKAIVDDVRLVLDQILHTDSVRRYIIIGKSLGTVAMASEFTRNVFHDAKLIWLTPLLKRDDIYEAIQSHKGQQMVLMGTADQHYVLERIEHLEHLALTELEIVEQMNHSLEYTGNTYESLRLLETLLKRVEQFIMSS; encoded by the coding sequence ATGTATGAAGTAACAGATGGTCACGTCATTGGGACAAACGGAATACCCGTCGCATATTCGTACCTGCAGCCTGATTCGTCATCCGACACACTCGTGATTTTGTTGCCCGGATACGGATATACAAATGATTCTCCAATGTTTCGCTATACGACTGGATTGTGCTTAGAGAGGGGGTTGAACGTTCTCGAAGTCAACTATAACTATCGGGACGAGCGGTATGATTCAGTCGATGTATTTAAGGCGATTGTTGATGATGTTCGACTCGTCCTCGATCAAATCCTACATACTGATTCCGTTCGACGATACATCATCATCGGAAAATCGCTCGGTACGGTTGCGATGGCAAGTGAATTCACCCGAAACGTGTTTCATGATGCTAAACTGATTTGGTTGACACCTTTATTGAAACGAGACGACATATATGAAGCGATCCAGTCTCATAAAGGTCAACAGATGGTTCTCATGGGAACAGCGGACCAACATTATGTACTGGAACGAATCGAGCATCTTGAACATCTAGCATTGACTGAACTCGAGATTGTCGAGCAGATGAATCACAGTCTCGAGTACACAGGTAACACATACGAGTCACTTCGGCTACTTGAAACTCTTCTCAAGCGAGTGGAGCAATTTATCATGTCCTCATAG
- the pyrH gene encoding UMP kinase — MKGWETLKHRKICIKLSGAALAGDRMDNFDEMSLSLIAEEILSLAKSGVEVCVMVGGGNLFRGNQAEAWGINRVEADSIGTLGTVMNSLMLRGILKRDTTREVRVMTSIPMPSVAEPYIQLRAINHLKKGYIVIFAGGNGQPFVSSDYPAVQRAIEVGCDALFVAKNGVSGVYDRDPRLDSDARQYETLHYNDVISNDLKVMDQSALLLARDHGLPIHLFDFKERNAIHRILQGETIGTMIHHHETQLLQN; from the coding sequence ATGAAGGGTTGGGAGACATTGAAGCACCGAAAAATTTGTATCAAGTTAAGTGGAGCCGCTCTAGCTGGTGATAGAATGGATAATTTTGACGAAATGAGTCTCAGCCTGATTGCAGAGGAGATATTGTCACTCGCAAAAAGCGGGGTTGAAGTATGTGTCATGGTCGGTGGGGGAAATCTCTTTCGCGGGAATCAAGCAGAAGCGTGGGGGATCAATCGAGTGGAGGCTGACAGTATCGGGACGCTCGGGACAGTCATGAATTCATTGATGCTACGTGGTATCTTGAAACGAGATACCACTCGAGAAGTGCGCGTTATGACGTCGATTCCAATGCCGAGTGTAGCCGAGCCATACATTCAACTTCGAGCCATCAATCATTTGAAAAAAGGATATATCGTCATTTTTGCAGGCGGTAACGGTCAACCGTTCGTCTCTTCAGACTATCCGGCTGTTCAGCGTGCCATCGAAGTGGGATGCGATGCCTTGTTCGTGGCAAAGAACGGTGTCTCCGGCGTATATGACCGAGATCCTCGTTTGGATTCGGACGCTCGTCAATATGAAACCCTACATTATAACGATGTCATTTCGAATGATTTGAAAGTGATGGATCAATCGGCATTGCTTCTCGCAAGAGATCACGGTTTGCCGATCCACTTGTTCGACTTCAAGGAGCGAAACGCCATTCATCGGATTCTCCAAGGAGAGACCATTGGGACGATGATTCATCACCATGAAACGCAACTTTTGCAGAATTGA
- a CDS encoding GNAT family N-acetyltransferase, whose translation MDIRVAKPDDVYGIARVRVNGWRTTYRGIVPTEYLLKLSSGSIEWAERLRTALRRQEVAGFVAIVDDEIVGFVLYGEERTGEYPDHTNEVYAIYILENHQGNGIGSALLEHAVQSMCEAGLLIWALEMNPFRTFYERKQGQVIDQKDREFGELMLREVAYGWEKTRHGSILGA comes from the coding sequence TTGGACATTCGGGTCGCCAAACCAGACGATGTATATGGGATTGCGAGAGTGCGTGTGAACGGATGGCGCACGACCTATCGGGGGATCGTACCGACCGAGTACTTATTGAAACTTTCGTCCGGTTCCATCGAATGGGCAGAACGGTTGCGGACAGCACTTCGTCGTCAAGAGGTAGCCGGCTTTGTGGCGATTGTCGATGACGAGATTGTGGGCTTCGTCCTATACGGAGAAGAACGTACGGGTGAGTATCCAGACCATACGAACGAAGTGTATGCCATTTATATTTTAGAGAACCATCAAGGGAACGGAATCGGGTCCGCTCTCCTTGAACATGCCGTGCAATCGATGTGTGAAGCAGGTCTCTTGATCTGGGCACTTGAGATGAATCCGTTCCGAACGTTTTATGAGCGAAAACAGGGGCAGGTCATCGACCAAAAAGATCGAGAGTTTGGCGAATTGATGCTCCGAGAAGTGGCGTATGGATGGGAAAAGACTCGTCACGGTTCAATATTAGGGGCTTAA
- a CDS encoding PTS fructose transporter subunit IIABC has product MKITDLLQLDTIQLNLSASSKREVIEELVDVLDRAGKLSDRNGYRDAILKRESESTTGLGEGIAIPHAKTSAVKSPAIAFGRSEGVDYEALDGQPSRLFFMIAAGENANNEHLETLSKLSVYLMDPAFQERLYAATSENDVIRAIEEKEAAEEKQEVVKPTNTDAPFILAVTACPTGIAHTYMAADSLKQKAEAMGVDIKVETNGSTGVKNELTRADIDRATAIIVAADKAVEMDRFAGKRVIEVPVAQGIRKPEELINRAVKQDAPVYEASKSSGGASKEQRTGVYKHLMSGVSAMLPLVVAGGLLIAISFFWGINSANPDDPSYNEFAAQLMTIGGAAFGFLVPILAGFIAMSIADRPGLAPGLVAGVLASQGNAGFLGGLIAGFLAGYVVLFLKKALAKLPASLEGIKPVLLYPLLGSFISGMVMLLVVNEPIAALMTWLMDTLNSMSGANAILLGVIVGGMMAVDMGGPINKTAYVFGTAALTAGNQEVMAAVMAGGMVPPLLVALASTVFARQKFSKQEREAGKTAYIMGASFITEAAIPFAAADPIRVLPSAILGSAIAGGLSAFFTIQLPAPHGGIFVFPLLEGAGNVAVSMGLYALAILAGAVVGALLLSFLKKPLTTATPVQSKEVA; this is encoded by the coding sequence ATGAAAATCACGGACTTGCTCCAACTCGACACGATTCAATTGAATCTAAGCGCGAGTTCTAAGCGTGAGGTCATCGAAGAACTTGTCGATGTCCTCGACCGCGCCGGTAAACTATCGGACCGCAACGGTTATCGCGATGCGATCCTAAAACGTGAAAGCGAGAGCACGACTGGGCTCGGTGAAGGCATTGCCATCCCGCACGCGAAAACGAGTGCAGTCAAGTCACCAGCGATCGCGTTCGGTCGCTCGGAAGGTGTCGACTACGAAGCGTTAGACGGACAACCGAGCCGCCTCTTCTTCATGATTGCGGCAGGCGAAAACGCCAATAATGAACACCTTGAAACACTCTCTAAACTTTCAGTTTACTTGATGGACCCTGCATTCCAGGAACGGCTCTATGCGGCTACTTCTGAAAACGATGTCATCCGTGCAATCGAAGAAAAAGAAGCAGCAGAAGAGAAGCAAGAGGTCGTCAAACCGACAAACACGGATGCACCGTTCATTTTGGCGGTCACGGCTTGTCCGACCGGTATCGCTCATACGTATATGGCAGCAGATAGCTTGAAGCAAAAAGCGGAAGCGATGGGCGTCGACATCAAAGTCGAAACGAACGGGTCGACTGGCGTCAAAAATGAATTGACGCGCGCGGACATTGACCGGGCAACAGCAATCATCGTCGCAGCGGACAAGGCTGTTGAAATGGATCGCTTCGCTGGTAAACGAGTCATTGAAGTTCCTGTTGCACAAGGGATTCGGAAACCGGAAGAACTCATCAATCGTGCGGTGAAACAAGATGCGCCGGTATATGAGGCTTCGAAATCGTCAGGTGGTGCTTCGAAAGAGCAACGTACAGGCGTGTACAAGCACTTGATGAGCGGTGTATCCGCGATGCTTCCACTCGTTGTCGCAGGTGGACTCTTGATTGCCATCAGCTTCTTCTGGGGCATCAACTCCGCCAACCCGGATGACCCGTCTTACAATGAATTTGCTGCACAGTTGATGACAATCGGTGGAGCTGCATTCGGCTTCCTCGTTCCGATTCTCGCCGGTTTCATCGCGATGTCGATCGCCGATCGCCCAGGTCTCGCACCAGGTCTCGTGGCCGGGGTACTCGCAAGTCAAGGGAACGCAGGATTCCTCGGTGGTCTCATCGCTGGTTTCTTGGCAGGTTATGTCGTCCTGTTCTTGAAAAAAGCACTCGCAAAATTGCCTGCTTCACTTGAAGGAATCAAACCAGTCCTCTTGTATCCGTTACTCGGTTCGTTTATCTCAGGTATGGTCATGTTGCTCGTCGTCAATGAACCGATTGCAGCACTCATGACATGGTTGATGGATACGTTGAACAGCATGAGTGGCGCGAACGCCATCCTTTTAGGAGTCATCGTCGGTGGGATGATGGCAGTCGATATGGGTGGTCCGATCAACAAGACAGCGTACGTCTTCGGTACGGCAGCACTTACAGCGGGTAACCAAGAAGTCATGGCAGCGGTCATGGCTGGAGGGATGGTACCACCACTCCTCGTCGCACTCGCATCAACAGTCTTCGCTCGTCAAAAGTTCTCGAAACAAGAGCGCGAAGCAGGAAAAACCGCTTATATCATGGGAGCTTCGTTTATCACGGAAGCGGCGATCCCATTCGCAGCTGCGGACCCGATTCGCGTTCTTCCATCAGCGATTCTCGGTTCTGCCATCGCAGGCGGATTGTCCGCATTCTTCACGATTCAATTGCCGGCGCCACACGGTGGAATCTTCGTCTTCCCACTTCTTGAAGGAGCTGGAAACGTCGCGGTGAGTATGGGTCTTTACGCACTCGCCATCTTGGCAGGTGCAGTGGTCGGAGCATTGCTCCTCTCGTTCTTGAAAAAACCGTTAACAACGGCTACACCGGTTCAGTCAAAAGAAGTTGCGTAA